Proteins found in one Saccharopolyspora phatthalungensis genomic segment:
- a CDS encoding PAS domain S-box protein: MTAHRALRSAVVVADRDGVIVHWSPGAEELFGHRVDTAVGSTLDLIVPEEYRQRHWAGFRKAMDTGEAHLDGATTCLPVRCHDGRVRAFPGRFTLLRDPYGTFVGAAATYTERTGDERPFAPIPSR; encoded by the coding sequence ATGACCGCCCACCGTGCGCTGCGGTCGGCGGTAGTCGTCGCCGACCGCGACGGCGTGATCGTGCACTGGAGCCCCGGCGCCGAAGAACTGTTCGGCCACCGAGTGGACACCGCCGTGGGGTCCACTCTGGACCTGATCGTCCCCGAGGAGTACCGGCAACGGCACTGGGCCGGTTTCCGCAAGGCGATGGACACCGGCGAGGCCCACCTCGACGGCGCGACGACGTGCCTTCCGGTGCGCTGCCACGACGGCCGGGTGCGGGCCTTTCCCGGTCGGTTCACGCTGCTGCGCGATCCATACGGGACATTCGTCGGAGCGGCCGCGACCTACACCGAACGAACCGGCGACGAACGACCCTTCGCACCGATCCCATCGCGCTGA
- a CDS encoding GntR family transcriptional regulator, protein MSSATPRETVSSATAGAAGPPAADRAYHHVKSGLLDGSYLDGDLLSEGEVANALQMSRTPVREAFLRLQTEGFLRLYPKRGALVVPVTPTEARAVMEARLALESFAIDKLASQGREAMVAIGEQLTAHPACHGAGLSDAEIHVTDRAFHATLVAAAGNPVVADLYNALRDKQMRITATARTHAVRPRITHQHAQLAAAIRVGDPELAKDRLREHLLGTVRALGVAGGPYLEPIAEL, encoded by the coding sequence GTGTCGAGCGCAACACCACGCGAAACCGTGTCCTCCGCCACTGCCGGCGCTGCCGGGCCGCCCGCCGCGGACCGCGCGTACCACCACGTCAAGTCCGGACTGCTGGACGGCAGCTACCTCGACGGCGATCTGCTTTCGGAGGGCGAAGTGGCGAACGCGCTGCAGATGTCGCGCACCCCGGTGCGCGAGGCTTTCCTGCGCCTACAGACCGAAGGATTCCTGCGGCTCTACCCGAAACGGGGCGCGCTGGTCGTGCCGGTGACCCCCACGGAGGCCCGCGCCGTCATGGAGGCCCGGCTGGCGCTGGAGAGCTTCGCCATCGACAAGCTCGCCTCGCAGGGCCGCGAGGCGATGGTCGCCATCGGCGAGCAGCTCACCGCGCACCCGGCATGCCACGGTGCCGGACTCAGTGACGCTGAGATACACGTGACCGACCGCGCCTTCCACGCGACGCTGGTCGCCGCGGCTGGAAACCCCGTGGTCGCCGACCTCTACAACGCCTTGCGCGACAAGCAGATGCGGATCACCGCCACGGCCCGCACCCACGCCGTGCGCCCCCGGATAACCCACCAGCACGCCCAACTGGCGGCAGCGATCCGCGTCGGCGACCCGGAATTGGCCAAGGACCGGCTGCGCGAACACCTTCTCGGGACCGTCCGCGCCCTCGGTGTCGCAGGCGGCCCCTACCTTGAGCCAATCGCGGAGCTCTGA
- a CDS encoding FAD-binding and (Fe-S)-binding domain-containing protein: MPVSSDELAAELRGALSGPARFDPGTRALYSTDASNYRQVPVGVVYPRTEDDVAAAVAIARRHGVPITGRGAGTSIAGNAVGPGLVLEFARYLNRIVDIDPDRRLARVQPGVVLDSLRAAVADHGLTFGPDPSTHSRCTLGGMIGNNACGTHSVAWGKTVDNVHSLDVLLSDGTRLEVGATSPTELDRLCARGDRTGRLYQELRTLRDDVGDLVRRSFPDLTRRVSGYNLDQLLPENGFHLARALVGTEGSCAAVLGATVELVPSPPVRSMTVLGFSDTYAAADEVPRLRGLGALAIEGLSAELVDVVRRRNPASPALPLLPGGRSWLLVECGGTDQAEAEAAAQRIAAAMGERAEHVIHTAPARMAALWKIREEGSGYSTRMAGSERWSGWEDAAVPPERLGAYLREFDALLARFGRRGVTYGHYGDGCIHVRIDFDLLSAPGATDYRAFLEAAADLVVAHGGSVSGEHGDGQARSALLTRMYPPEVIKAFERFKAAFDPDDLFNPGQIVRPRPVDTDLRLLVAPPRLPSRTTLALHADDGDLAAATRRCVGMGKCLNTTGGVMCPSYRATKEEKHSTRGRAHLLFEMLAGRLVRRGWRSPEVRDALDLCLSCKGCKSDCPVDVDMATYKAEFLHHHYRRRIRPAAHYSMGFLPLWLAVGKHAPRLANRVLSGPLAPALKRLGGIDTRRDVPKLAAQTLQAWWSDRRPTTGTAAGARVVLFPDTFTNHFDTHIGRDAVAALEALGHAVRIPREPVCCGLTWHSTGQLGIARTMARRTARLLRPQLDQGMPVVGLEPSCTAFLRNDALELAPHDPDVQALAAATKTFAEWIEPTRTQWQRIETGPQALVQVHCHQYAELGFAADQATLDATGTRARVLDSGCCGLAGNFGFERGHYDVSIACAEQALLPAVRGAAPDTEIVADGFSCRTQLRQTTDAEPVHLATLVARALDLSGS; this comes from the coding sequence ATGCCCGTCTCGTCCGACGAACTCGCCGCTGAACTGCGCGGCGCGCTGTCCGGCCCGGCTCGTTTCGACCCCGGTACTCGCGCGCTGTACTCCACCGATGCGTCGAACTACCGCCAGGTTCCGGTCGGCGTGGTGTACCCCCGCACCGAGGACGATGTGGCTGCGGCGGTCGCGATCGCACGGCGGCACGGGGTGCCGATCACCGGCCGTGGCGCGGGCACCAGCATCGCCGGCAACGCCGTCGGGCCCGGCCTGGTGCTGGAATTCGCCCGCTATCTCAACCGGATCGTGGACATCGACCCGGACCGCCGGCTGGCCCGGGTGCAGCCCGGCGTCGTGCTGGACTCGCTGCGCGCCGCGGTCGCCGACCACGGCCTGACCTTCGGGCCGGATCCGTCCACGCACAGCCGCTGCACGCTCGGCGGCATGATCGGCAACAATGCCTGCGGCACGCACTCGGTGGCCTGGGGCAAGACCGTCGACAACGTGCATTCGCTGGACGTGCTGCTCTCCGACGGCACGCGCCTGGAGGTGGGCGCGACATCGCCGACCGAGCTCGACCGGTTGTGCGCGCGCGGCGACCGGACCGGGCGGCTCTACCAGGAGCTCCGAACGCTGCGCGATGACGTCGGCGACCTGGTCCGCCGCTCGTTCCCGGACCTGACCCGCCGGGTATCCGGCTACAACCTGGACCAACTGCTGCCGGAGAACGGGTTCCACCTGGCCAGGGCATTGGTGGGCACCGAGGGGAGCTGCGCCGCGGTCCTCGGCGCGACCGTCGAACTGGTGCCCTCGCCGCCGGTGAGGTCGATGACGGTCCTCGGGTTCTCCGATACCTATGCCGCCGCCGACGAGGTGCCCCGACTGCGCGGGTTGGGCGCGCTGGCCATCGAGGGGCTCAGCGCCGAGCTGGTGGACGTCGTGCGCCGCCGCAACCCCGCGTCACCCGCGTTGCCCCTGCTGCCGGGGGGCCGGAGCTGGCTGCTGGTGGAATGCGGTGGCACCGACCAGGCGGAGGCCGAAGCCGCGGCGCAGCGCATCGCGGCGGCCATGGGTGAGCGCGCGGAGCACGTGATCCACACCGCCCCGGCGCGGATGGCGGCGCTGTGGAAGATCCGCGAGGAAGGCTCCGGGTACTCAACGCGAATGGCCGGTTCCGAGCGGTGGTCCGGTTGGGAAGATGCCGCCGTGCCACCCGAGCGACTGGGCGCCTACCTCCGGGAATTCGACGCCCTGCTGGCCAGGTTCGGGCGGCGCGGGGTGACCTACGGCCACTACGGGGACGGCTGCATCCACGTCCGCATCGACTTCGACCTGCTGTCCGCGCCAGGCGCGACCGACTACCGGGCCTTCCTGGAGGCTGCCGCGGACCTCGTGGTCGCGCACGGCGGTTCGGTCTCCGGCGAGCACGGCGACGGTCAGGCGCGGTCGGCGCTGCTGACCCGGATGTACCCGCCCGAGGTGATCAAGGCCTTCGAACGGTTCAAAGCCGCCTTCGACCCCGACGACCTGTTCAACCCCGGTCAGATCGTGCGCCCGCGGCCGGTCGACACGGACCTTCGGCTCCTGGTGGCACCGCCCCGGCTGCCGAGCCGGACCACGCTGGCGCTGCACGCCGACGACGGCGATCTCGCCGCCGCGACCCGCCGCTGCGTCGGGATGGGCAAGTGCCTGAACACCACGGGCGGGGTGATGTGCCCGAGCTACCGGGCGACGAAGGAGGAGAAACACTCCACCCGGGGTAGGGCGCACCTGCTGTTCGAGATGCTGGCCGGTCGCCTCGTCCGCCGCGGCTGGCGCTCACCGGAGGTCCGCGACGCGCTCGACCTGTGCCTGTCGTGCAAGGGCTGCAAGTCCGACTGCCCGGTCGATGTCGACATGGCGACCTACAAGGCCGAATTCCTGCACCACCACTACCGGCGCCGCATCCGCCCGGCCGCGCACTACTCGATGGGTTTCCTGCCGTTGTGGCTGGCAGTGGGCAAACACGCCCCCAGGCTGGCCAACCGAGTGCTCTCCGGACCGCTGGCTCCCGCGCTCAAACGCCTCGGCGGCATCGACACGCGACGGGACGTGCCGAAACTGGCCGCGCAGACACTACAGGCGTGGTGGTCTGATCGGCGGCCGACCACCGGCACCGCCGCTGGCGCACGCGTGGTGCTGTTCCCGGACACCTTCACCAACCACTTCGATACGCACATCGGCCGGGATGCGGTGGCGGCGCTGGAAGCGCTCGGCCACGCCGTGCGAATACCGCGCGAACCGGTCTGCTGTGGACTGACATGGCATTCGACCGGACAGCTCGGCATCGCGCGCACGATGGCCCGCCGCACCGCTCGGCTGCTGCGCCCCCAACTGGACCAAGGCATGCCCGTGGTCGGTCTAGAGCCGAGTTGCACCGCATTCCTGCGCAACGACGCCCTGGAACTCGCACCGCACGACCCCGACGTGCAGGCACTGGCGGCAGCGACCAAGACCTTCGCCGAATGGATCGAACCGACCCGAACTCAGTGGCAGCGCATTGAAACCGGCCCGCAGGCGCTGGTTCAGGTCCACTGCCATCAATACGCCGAACTGGGATTCGCCGCCGATCAGGCCACATTGGACGCCACCGGGACCCGGGCGCGGGTGCTGGATTCGGGCTGTTGCGGCCTGGCAGGCAACTTCGGCTTCGAACGAGGGCACTACGACGTCTCGATCGCCTGCGCCGAACAGGCCCTGCTCCCGGCCGTCCGCGGGGCCGCCCCGGACACCGAGATCGTCGCCGACGGCTTCAGCTGCCGAACCCAACTCCGACAGACCACCGACGCCGAACCCGTCCACCTCGCCACCCTCGTCGCCCGCGCCCTTGACCTCAGCGGTTCGTAA
- the trxA gene encoding thioredoxin, whose product MATVELTTDNFDEVVAGNDFVIIDFWADWCGPCKMFAPVFERSAETHEDIVFAKVDTEAQPKLASAFEIRSIPTLAIVRDNVLVFQQPGALPENVFEDLIRQARELDMDEVRNNAD is encoded by the coding sequence ATGGCAACGGTCGAGCTGACCACGGACAACTTCGACGAGGTCGTCGCAGGCAACGACTTCGTCATCATCGACTTCTGGGCCGACTGGTGCGGCCCATGCAAGATGTTCGCGCCGGTCTTCGAGCGCAGCGCCGAGACCCATGAGGACATCGTCTTCGCCAAGGTCGACACCGAGGCCCAGCCGAAACTGGCCAGTGCCTTCGAAATCCGCTCTATTCCGACGCTGGCGATCGTCCGGGACAACGTCCTGGTGTTCCAGCAGCCCGGCGCCCTACCGGAGAACGTCTTCGAAGACCTCATCCGCCAGGCCCGCGAGCTGGACATGGACGAGGTCCGCAACAACGCGGATTGA
- a CDS encoding NfeD family protein → MTPALLWLIAGVLLVAAELLSGDFVLVMLGAAALGAAGTSALGAPLPVDAAVFAVLGLGLIFLARPALKRRMQLPGELKTNVDALVGKRAKVESTVDAHSGQVRIDGALWSARAFDETQVIEAGQTVTVMEIAGATAVVWAEP, encoded by the coding sequence ATGACTCCCGCGCTGCTCTGGCTGATCGCCGGGGTGCTGCTGGTCGCCGCGGAATTGCTCTCCGGCGACTTCGTCCTGGTGATGCTCGGTGCCGCGGCACTGGGCGCCGCCGGGACTTCGGCGCTCGGCGCGCCGCTGCCGGTCGACGCTGCGGTGTTCGCGGTGCTGGGACTGGGGTTGATCTTCCTGGCACGGCCGGCACTGAAGCGGCGGATGCAGCTGCCGGGCGAGCTCAAGACCAATGTGGACGCCCTGGTCGGTAAGCGTGCCAAGGTGGAATCCACAGTAGATGCGCACAGTGGTCAGGTACGCATCGACGGCGCGCTGTGGTCGGCGCGGGCGTTCGACGAGACCCAGGTTATCGAGGCCGGCCAGACGGTCACCGTGATGGAGATCGCGGGTGCGACCGCCGTCGTGTGGGCCGAGCCGTGA
- a CDS encoding SPFH domain-containing protein, whose protein sequence is MDVGVTELIVLVVVVLLVLIIAVKSVMVVPQAQSAVIERLGKFRSVAEPGLNFLAPFLDRVRARIDLREQVVSFPPQPVITQDNLTVSIDTVVYFQVTDSRSAVYEISNYIIAVEQLTTTTLRNVVGAMSLEETLTSRDAINTQLRGVLDQETGRWGIRVARVELKAIDPPPSIQDSMEKQMRADREKRAMILNAEGARESAIKTAEGQKQASILAAEGQKQAAILAAEADRQSSILRAQGERASRYLQAQGQAKAIEKVFAAVKRGKPTPELLAYQYLQTLPQMAQGDANKVWVVPSDFGKSLEGFARMLGAPGEDGVFRYEPPTEEPPTTAPEEEEESVKAWFDTSTTPEVAEAVRAAEAVARKEVPSPTNFGRGALPESPQEPERG, encoded by the coding sequence ATGGATGTGGGCGTGACCGAACTGATCGTGCTGGTGGTCGTGGTGCTGCTGGTGCTCATCATCGCGGTGAAGTCGGTGATGGTGGTGCCACAGGCCCAGTCGGCGGTGATCGAGCGGCTGGGCAAGTTCCGCTCGGTTGCCGAACCCGGGCTGAACTTCCTGGCGCCGTTCCTGGACCGGGTGCGGGCCCGCATCGACCTGCGCGAGCAGGTGGTGTCGTTCCCGCCGCAACCGGTGATCACCCAGGACAACCTGACGGTGTCCATCGACACCGTGGTGTACTTCCAGGTCACCGATTCGCGCTCGGCGGTGTACGAGATCTCCAACTACATCATCGCGGTGGAGCAGTTGACCACCACCACGCTGCGCAACGTGGTCGGGGCGATGAGCCTGGAGGAGACTCTGACCTCGCGGGATGCGATCAACACGCAGCTGCGGGGGGTGCTGGACCAGGAGACCGGGCGCTGGGGCATCCGGGTCGCGCGGGTGGAGCTCAAGGCCATCGACCCGCCGCCGTCCATCCAGGACTCGATGGAGAAGCAGATGCGTGCCGACCGGGAGAAGCGCGCGATGATCCTCAACGCCGAGGGCGCGCGGGAGTCGGCGATCAAGACCGCCGAGGGCCAGAAGCAGGCCTCGATCCTCGCGGCCGAGGGCCAGAAGCAGGCGGCGATCCTGGCCGCCGAGGCCGACCGGCAGTCCAGCATCCTGCGCGCGCAGGGTGAGCGGGCCAGCCGGTACCTGCAGGCGCAGGGGCAGGCCAAGGCGATCGAGAAGGTCTTCGCGGCGGTCAAGCGCGGCAAGCCGACCCCGGAACTGCTGGCTTACCAGTACTTGCAGACGCTGCCGCAGATGGCGCAGGGCGACGCGAACAAGGTCTGGGTGGTGCCCAGCGACTTCGGCAAGTCCCTGGAGGGCTTCGCGCGGATGCTCGGCGCGCCCGGCGAGGACGGCGTGTTCCGCTACGAGCCGCCGACGGAGGAGCCGCCGACCACCGCACCGGAAGAGGAAGAGGAGTCCGTGAAGGCCTGGTTCGACACGTCCACGACACCGGAGGTCGCGGAGGCGGTCCGGGCGGCCGAGGCGGTGGCCCGCAAGGAGGTGCCGAGCCCGACGAACTTCGGTAGGGGTGCGCTGCCCGAGTCGCCACAGGAGCCGGAGCGCGGCTGA
- the fabI gene encoding enoyl-ACP reductase FabI, with the protein MSGLLEGKRILVTGVITDASIAFHAAKVAQEQGAEVVLTGFGRMSLVERIAGRLPKPAPVLELDVTNSEHLDSLADRVREHVGGLDGVLHSIAFAPASCLGADFLAAPWEDISTALEVSAYSFKSLSTAVLPLLGESASIVGMDFDARVAWPAYDWMGVAKAALESTSRYLARELGPKGVRVNLVAAGPVRTMAAKSIPGFSDLEAGWGDRAPLGWDVNDPTPVAKSVCAVLSDWLPKTTGSMIMVDGGVHALGV; encoded by the coding sequence GTGAGCGGATTGCTCGAAGGCAAGCGGATTCTGGTCACCGGCGTGATCACCGATGCGTCGATCGCGTTCCATGCGGCCAAGGTCGCGCAGGAGCAGGGGGCCGAGGTGGTGCTCACCGGGTTCGGCCGGATGAGCCTGGTGGAGCGCATCGCGGGCCGGCTGCCCAAGCCCGCCCCGGTGCTGGAGCTGGACGTGACCAACAGCGAGCACCTCGACAGCCTCGCCGACCGGGTGCGCGAACACGTCGGCGGGCTCGACGGTGTGCTGCACTCCATCGCCTTCGCCCCGGCTTCCTGCCTGGGCGCGGACTTCCTGGCCGCGCCGTGGGAGGACATCTCGACGGCGTTGGAGGTTTCGGCCTACTCGTTCAAGTCGCTGAGTACCGCGGTGCTGCCGCTGCTGGGCGAGAGCGCTTCGATCGTGGGCATGGACTTCGATGCCCGCGTCGCCTGGCCCGCTTACGACTGGATGGGCGTGGCCAAGGCCGCGCTGGAGTCGACCTCCCGCTACCTGGCCCGGGAGCTGGGCCCGAAGGGCGTCCGGGTCAACCTGGTGGCGGCGGGGCCGGTGCGCACGATGGCGGCCAAGTCGATCCCGGGCTTCAGTGACCTGGAGGCAGGTTGGGGCGACCGGGCCCCGCTGGGCTGGGACGTCAACGACCCGACTCCGGTGGCCAAGTCGGTGTGCGCGGTGTTGTCGGACTGGCTGCCCAAGACCACCGGTTCGATGATCATGGTCGACGGCGGCGTGCACGCCCTCGGCGTCTGA
- a CDS encoding DUF3097 domain-containing protein, translating to MRSVNYGKDILAGPRRRKVPEVPAEPGLVVEDPASGFCGAVVRVDKDTVVLEDRHGKQRLFPMRPAAFLFEGAPATLVPVRGSARAAKPAHSASGSVRVEGLRARTARGSRIWVEGQHDAELVERIWGHDLRVEGVVVEPLHGVDDLPALLAEFGPEPGRRIGVLVDHLVPGSKEYRLVEGIDHPHVLITGHPFVDIWEAVQPRAVGIPGWPRVPRGTDWKQGVCAELGWGEPADGWRRVLSAVSSFRDVEAPLLSAVERLIDFVTEEC from the coding sequence GTGCGTTCGGTCAACTACGGCAAGGACATCCTCGCGGGCCCGCGTCGGCGGAAGGTGCCCGAGGTGCCCGCCGAGCCCGGCCTGGTGGTCGAAGACCCGGCCAGCGGGTTCTGCGGCGCGGTGGTGCGGGTGGACAAGGACACCGTCGTGCTGGAGGACCGGCACGGCAAGCAGCGGTTGTTTCCGATGCGACCGGCCGCCTTCCTGTTCGAGGGCGCACCGGCGACCCTCGTGCCCGTGCGCGGCAGCGCCCGGGCCGCCAAGCCCGCGCACTCGGCCTCCGGTTCGGTGCGCGTCGAGGGCCTGCGGGCCCGCACCGCGCGGGGCAGCCGGATCTGGGTGGAGGGCCAGCACGACGCCGAGTTGGTCGAGCGGATCTGGGGGCACGACCTGCGGGTCGAAGGGGTGGTCGTGGAGCCGCTGCACGGCGTCGATGACCTGCCCGCCCTGCTGGCCGAGTTCGGCCCGGAGCCGGGGCGGCGAATCGGCGTGCTGGTGGACCACCTGGTGCCCGGAAGCAAGGAGTACCGCCTGGTCGAGGGAATCGACCACCCGCATGTGCTGATCACCGGTCATCCGTTCGTTGACATCTGGGAAGCGGTCCAGCCGCGGGCGGTGGGCATTCCCGGCTGGCCCCGGGTGCCGCGCGGAACGGACTGGAAGCAGGGGGTTTGCGCCGAGCTGGGCTGGGGAGAGCCCGCCGATGGTTGGCGACGGGTGCTCTCGGCCGTGTCGAGCTTCCGGGACGTCGAGGCCCCGCTGCTGTCCGCGGTCGAGCGGCTGATCGACTTCGTCACCGAGGAGTGCTGA
- a CDS encoding ferrochelatase has translation MSFDALLFLSFGGPEGPDEVRPFLENVTRGRGVPPERLDEVAEHYHHFGGVSPINRLNKDLLAALAAELAEQGREMPIYFGNRNWHPMVEDTVAKMADDGVRRALVFATSAWGGYSGCKQYHEDIARARAAIGDRAPDLVKLRQFFDHPLFVEANADAVRRAFAELDPARRDQARLVFTAHSIPLKADAQDGPDGRPQWYSRQVAEASRLVAEAVGVDGYDVVWQSRSGPPQVPWLEPDICDHLDDLHAKGVESVVVSPIGFVSDHLEVIWDLDNEAKDKAAELGMGFARAATAGPDPRFAKLIAELIAEHTDDLEPRKLSVLPAAGCATNGAPCAVGCCSSSK, from the coding sequence GTGAGCTTTGATGCGTTGCTTTTCCTGTCGTTCGGGGGGCCAGAGGGCCCGGATGAAGTCCGGCCGTTCTTGGAGAACGTGACCAGAGGCAGGGGAGTGCCGCCGGAACGTCTCGACGAGGTCGCCGAGCATTACCACCATTTCGGCGGGGTGTCGCCGATCAACCGGCTCAACAAGGACCTGCTGGCCGCCCTCGCGGCCGAGCTGGCCGAGCAGGGCCGGGAAATGCCGATCTACTTCGGCAACCGAAACTGGCACCCGATGGTCGAGGACACCGTCGCGAAGATGGCCGACGATGGGGTGCGACGGGCGCTGGTGTTCGCCACCTCCGCCTGGGGCGGCTACTCGGGTTGCAAGCAGTACCACGAGGACATCGCGCGGGCGCGGGCCGCCATCGGCGACCGGGCCCCGGATCTGGTGAAACTGCGGCAGTTCTTCGACCACCCGCTGTTCGTCGAGGCCAACGCCGACGCGGTGCGCCGTGCGTTTGCTGAGCTGGACCCGGCGCGGCGCGACCAAGCGCGGCTGGTGTTCACCGCGCATTCGATCCCGCTGAAGGCCGATGCGCAGGACGGGCCGGACGGCCGCCCGCAGTGGTATTCCCGGCAGGTCGCCGAGGCGTCCAGGTTGGTCGCCGAGGCGGTCGGGGTGGACGGCTACGACGTGGTGTGGCAATCGCGATCGGGGCCGCCGCAGGTGCCGTGGCTGGAGCCGGACATCTGCGACCACCTCGACGACCTGCACGCCAAGGGCGTCGAGTCGGTCGTGGTCAGCCCGATCGGTTTCGTCTCCGATCACCTCGAGGTGATCTGGGATCTGGACAACGAGGCCAAGGACAAGGCCGCCGAGCTGGGCATGGGATTCGCCCGGGCGGCCACGGCGGGTCCGGACCCGCGCTTCGCGAAGCTCATCGCCGAGCTGATCGCCGAGCACACCGACGACTTGGAGCCGCGCAAGCTCTCGGTCCTACCCGCCGCGGGCTGCGCCACCAACGGAGCGCCCTGCGCCGTCGGCTGCTGTTCCAGTTCGAAGTAA
- a CDS encoding VOC family protein, with protein sequence MTTNAPHTGIWPLIPYADKKAGIRFLVEAFGFEESLIVPGDDGGIVHAELRWPNGGGIMIGTCDTGNPFAKPKGSGAAYVVTGEPDALFERAVAAGAEVLRKPQDQDYGSREFAVRDPEGNTWSFGTYAGS encoded by the coding sequence ATGACGACGAACGCACCACACACCGGAATCTGGCCGCTGATCCCCTACGCCGACAAGAAGGCGGGCATCCGCTTCCTGGTCGAGGCATTCGGCTTCGAAGAATCCCTGATCGTGCCCGGCGACGACGGCGGGATCGTGCACGCCGAACTCCGCTGGCCGAACGGCGGCGGCATCATGATCGGCACCTGCGACACCGGCAATCCGTTCGCCAAGCCCAAGGGCTCCGGTGCCGCCTACGTGGTCACCGGCGAGCCCGACGCGCTGTTTGAGCGAGCCGTCGCCGCCGGCGCGGAGGTCCTCCGAAAGCCCCAGGACCAGGATTACGGTTCCCGCGAATTCGCCGTCCGGGACCCGGAAGGCAACACCTGGAGCTTCGGGACTTACGCGGGCAGCTGA
- the fabG gene encoding 3-oxoacyl-ACP reductase FabG — protein sequence MARSVLVTGGNRGIGLAIAKAFQAAGDKVAVTHRGSGAPEGLFGVRCDVTDPEQVAAAFDEVEAAHGRVEVLVANAGITDDTLLLRMSEDQFSRVIDANLAGSYRVAKRAASSMLRNRRGRMIFISSVVGLSGGAGQANYAASKAGLIGLARSIARELGSRSITANVVAPGFVTTDMTDALSEERQQEILGQIPLARFAAVDEVAATVEWLASDAAAYITGAVIPVDGGLGMGH from the coding sequence GTGGCACGGTCCGTACTGGTGACCGGCGGTAACCGCGGCATCGGATTGGCCATCGCGAAGGCTTTCCAGGCTGCCGGGGACAAGGTCGCGGTCACGCACCGCGGATCGGGCGCTCCGGAGGGCCTGTTCGGGGTGCGGTGCGACGTCACCGACCCGGAACAGGTGGCCGCCGCCTTCGACGAGGTCGAAGCCGCGCACGGCCGGGTCGAGGTGCTGGTGGCCAACGCGGGCATCACCGACGACACGCTACTGCTGAGGATGAGCGAGGACCAGTTCAGCCGGGTCATCGACGCGAACCTGGCCGGTTCCTACCGGGTGGCCAAGCGGGCGGCCAGCAGCATGTTGCGCAACCGCCGGGGCCGGATGATCTTCATCTCGTCGGTCGTCGGGCTCTCCGGTGGGGCCGGGCAGGCCAACTACGCGGCGAGCAAGGCCGGCCTGATCGGCTTGGCCCGGTCGATCGCCCGTGAACTCGGCTCGCGCAGCATCACGGCCAACGTGGTGGCTCCCGGCTTCGTCACCACGGACATGACCGACGCGCTTTCCGAGGAGCGCCAGCAGGAGATCCTCGGCCAGATCCCGCTGGCCCGGTTCGCCGCCGTGGACGAGGTCGCGGCCACCGTCGAGTGGCTGGCCTCCGACGCCGCGGCCTACATCACCGGCGCGGTGATCCCGGTCGACGGTGGCCTCGGGATGGGCCACTGA